From a region of the Sinorhizobium sp. B11 genome:
- a CDS encoding alpha/beta hydrolase, which translates to MDSKQSLANKIYYETNAEAWRNGRELPPEVSEWSVLTAEPGGVDYIETNLGGKTALWVQPKLAARDRVMLYVHGGGYVGGSIWTHRKMVGHIAKAVGCHALIVSYDYSFQSKFPRQIEQVVAALEWLAEQGIGPEHTIGAGDSAGAGLIVAAAMKLRDTGRPLPAALFSISGWHDLSASGLSYEANREKDAFFQKATVDMLASQVLGGADARNPLASPIFADLKGLPPICLEAGEDETLLDDSRVLADRAKAAGVEVRLEVFPEMLHSFQMMAGRAPEADDAIERFAQWVRPKLGLTGAAAARLESREVA; encoded by the coding sequence ATGGATAGCAAGCAGAGTTTGGCAAACAAGATATACTACGAAACGAACGCAGAGGCTTGGCGCAACGGTCGGGAATTGCCACCGGAAGTTTCCGAGTGGTCGGTTCTGACGGCGGAACCGGGCGGCGTCGACTACATCGAGACAAACCTCGGCGGCAAGACCGCGCTGTGGGTGCAACCCAAACTGGCGGCCAGGGATCGCGTCATGCTTTACGTACACGGCGGCGGTTATGTTGGCGGGTCGATCTGGACCCATCGCAAGATGGTCGGACACATCGCCAAGGCGGTAGGCTGCCACGCTTTGATCGTGAGTTACGACTACTCGTTTCAGAGCAAGTTCCCACGGCAGATAGAGCAGGTCGTGGCCGCGTTGGAGTGGCTGGCCGAGCAGGGCATAGGGCCGGAGCACACTATAGGTGCAGGCGATTCCGCTGGCGCGGGCCTGATCGTTGCAGCCGCGATGAAACTCCGCGATACGGGACGGCCGCTGCCGGCCGCGCTCTTCAGCATCTCTGGCTGGCACGATCTGTCGGCGAGCGGCCTGTCTTACGAGGCTAACCGCGAAAAGGACGCTTTCTTCCAGAAGGCGACCGTGGATATGTTGGCATCACAGGTGCTCGGAGGGGCCGATGCTCGAAATCCACTCGCCAGTCCAATCTTTGCCGATCTCAAGGGCTTGCCGCCGATCTGTCTGGAAGCTGGCGAAGACGAAACCCTGCTTGACGACAGCCGAGTGCTCGCAGACCGTGCGAAGGCGGCGGGCGTCGAGGTGCGCCTAGAGGTATTTCCGGAGATGCTGCACTCGTTCCAGATGATGGCTGGCCGCGCTCCCGAAGCCGATGACGCGATAGAGCGGTTTGCACAGTGGGTTCGCCCCAAGCTCGGCCTGACCGGAGCCGCGGCAGCACGCCTTGAAAGTCGCGAAGTCGCATGA
- a CDS encoding glycerophosphodiester phosphodiesterase family protein, translated as MSYKDFIADANRSCAIVAHRGAWHGAPENSLAAIEKAIAVGADIVEIDVRKSADGELFLMHDDTLLRMAGIDRDAETFTMAELQAIALREDNGGEGRALTDQRIPTLKQVFETIRGRIFADLDLKDRRLFSEVAACARDMGVASSVDLKTTVMTRQDLDWVRAQKIEGVPFMAMAYFTAGDVSERLSLLSEIKPFMCELRFDRLDTIAGNRQLFEDAGMAIWFNTLDMAASGEWTDPRALTEPDAIWGRLMDAGISTIQTDEPAALRAYIEVRRAAQNPVTTRAAG; from the coding sequence ATGAGCTACAAAGACTTCATCGCCGACGCGAACCGTTCCTGCGCTATCGTCGCTCATCGCGGCGCCTGGCACGGTGCGCCGGAAAACAGCCTGGCAGCGATCGAGAAGGCCATTGCCGTCGGCGCCGATATTGTCGAGATCGACGTGCGCAAGAGCGCCGATGGTGAGCTTTTCCTGATGCATGACGACACGCTCCTGCGCATGGCCGGCATCGATCGCGATGCCGAGACTTTCACCATGGCCGAACTCCAGGCGATTGCGCTGCGCGAAGACAATGGCGGCGAGGGCCGCGCTCTCACCGATCAGCGCATTCCGACGCTGAAGCAGGTGTTCGAGACCATTCGCGGACGCATCTTCGCTGATCTCGACCTGAAGGATCGCAGGTTGTTCTCGGAGGTGGCAGCCTGTGCCCGTGACATGGGCGTCGCGTCATCCGTCGATCTGAAGACGACCGTCATGACGCGACAGGATCTCGACTGGGTGCGCGCCCAGAAAATCGAAGGCGTGCCCTTCATGGCGATGGCCTATTTCACCGCCGGCGATGTCAGCGAAAGGCTTTCGCTGCTCTCCGAAATCAAGCCTTTCATGTGCGAACTGCGTTTCGATCGTCTCGACACGATCGCCGGCAACCGCCAGCTCTTCGAAGACGCCGGTATGGCAATCTGGTTCAATACGCTGGATATGGCGGCGAGCGGCGAATGGACCGATCCCCGGGCGCTGACCGAACCCGACGCCATCTGGGGCCGCCTGATGGACGCCGGAATCAGCACGATCCAGACGGACGAACCGGCTGCGCTTCGGGCCTATATCGAGGTGCGGAGAGCGGCGCAAAATCCGGTGACAACCCGCGCTGCGGGCTGA
- a CDS encoding glycerophosphodiester phosphodiesterase family protein, giving the protein MNYTDYVRSPNRDCAVVAHRGIWRDAPENSLPAIEAAIRAGADIVEIDVRRSADGGLFLLHDETLLRMAGIDEAPEALSSARLAGFTLRNRDGGENSAMTGERLPSLQQLFDLTRDRIFLHLDVKDRAIVPDVIACARDLDVESQVDFWGNLRTPEDLAWVRETVSPYGVLFMAKSRIGATHTEAELDLLFRLAPAVCEVCFDRVEDIAALHARQTGMALWANTLDSVAFAGFTDTAAMQDPDAIWGRLLEAGISLIQTDEPVALKSYLASRRG; this is encoded by the coding sequence ATGAACTACACTGACTATGTGCGCAGCCCGAACAGGGACTGCGCAGTCGTGGCGCATCGCGGCATCTGGCGCGACGCTCCCGAAAACAGCCTGCCCGCCATCGAAGCGGCGATCCGCGCCGGTGCCGATATCGTCGAAATCGACGTGCGCCGGAGCGCGGACGGCGGCCTCTTCCTGCTGCATGACGAGACGCTGCTGCGCATGGCAGGCATCGACGAGGCGCCGGAGGCGCTGAGCTCGGCGCGGCTCGCAGGTTTCACGCTCAGAAACCGCGACGGTGGCGAGAATAGCGCCATGACCGGCGAGAGGCTGCCGAGCCTGCAGCAGCTCTTCGACCTGACGCGCGATCGCATCTTCCTGCATCTCGATGTCAAGGATCGTGCCATCGTCCCCGACGTCATCGCCTGCGCGCGCGATCTCGATGTCGAATCCCAGGTGGATTTCTGGGGCAATCTTCGAACGCCCGAAGATCTTGCCTGGGTGCGCGAGACTGTTAGCCCGTACGGCGTGCTGTTCATGGCCAAGTCACGGATCGGCGCTACGCATACCGAGGCGGAGCTCGATCTGTTGTTCCGGCTTGCGCCTGCCGTTTGTGAAGTCTGCTTCGACCGCGTCGAGGATATCGCCGCGCTCCACGCTCGCCAGACGGGCATGGCGCTCTGGGCCAATACGCTCGATTCCGTGGCCTTTGCCGGCTTTACCGATACGGCTGCCATGCAGGATCCCGATGCCATCTGGGGCCGGCTCCTCGAGGCCGGCATCTCCCTGATCCAGACCGACGAACCGGTCGCCCTCAAATCATACCTCGCCAGCCGCCGCGGCTGA
- the ugpC gene encoding sn-glycerol-3-phosphate ABC transporter ATP-binding protein UgpC, producing MTLAGVTKAYDAKSTVIPPLDVELRAGEFTVVLGPSGCGKSTLLQMIAGLEAVSGGKILFGNREVQGLEPKQRGCAMVFQNYALYPHMTVFDNMAYSLRVAGLPKTERRERVGAVAEMLGLAAYLDRKPGQLSGGQRQRVAIGRAIVREPGVLLFDEPLSNLDAQLRHDMRVELADLHRRIGATTVFVTHDQVEAMTLADRILILNKGNVEQFDTPKAIYHRPASVFVAKFIGAPPMNILPVTSDGSVLRLADGQVVAEYHRPGNFQLGIRPEDIAISADGRIKGRLRHFEDLGSHSVLAVDLAGTSIRIATPFGAQIDAATELSFSLPRSRLHLFDGETGRAIADAFAGH from the coding sequence ATCACGCTCGCAGGCGTCACCAAGGCATATGACGCGAAATCGACCGTCATCCCGCCACTCGATGTCGAGTTACGCGCCGGCGAATTCACCGTCGTTCTCGGCCCGTCCGGCTGCGGAAAATCCACGCTGCTGCAGATGATCGCAGGCCTCGAGGCCGTCAGCGGCGGCAAGATCCTGTTCGGCAACCGCGAGGTGCAGGGCCTGGAGCCGAAGCAGCGCGGCTGCGCCATGGTCTTCCAGAACTACGCGCTCTATCCTCATATGACCGTTTTCGACAACATGGCCTACAGCCTGCGTGTCGCCGGCCTGCCGAAAACTGAACGCAGGGAACGTGTTGGCGCCGTTGCCGAGATGCTGGGACTGGCCGCCTATCTCGATCGCAAACCGGGACAGCTTTCAGGTGGCCAGCGCCAGCGTGTGGCGATCGGCCGGGCGATCGTACGCGAGCCCGGCGTGCTTCTCTTCGACGAGCCGCTGTCCAATCTTGATGCGCAGCTGCGCCACGACATGCGCGTCGAGCTTGCCGACCTGCATCGACGCATCGGAGCAACGACCGTTTTCGTTACCCACGACCAGGTGGAGGCGATGACACTTGCCGACCGGATCCTCATCCTCAACAAGGGCAATGTCGAACAGTTCGATACGCCGAAGGCGATCTATCATCGCCCGGCCTCGGTCTTCGTCGCCAAGTTCATCGGCGCGCCGCCGATGAATATCCTGCCGGTGACATCAGACGGGTCGGTGCTGCGGCTGGCAGACGGGCAGGTGGTCGCCGAGTACCACAGGCCGGGCAATTTCCAGCTCGGCATCCGCCCGGAAGATATCGCCATTAGCGCCGACGGTAGGATCAAGGGACGCCTCAGGCATTTCGAGGATCTCGGCTCGCATTCGGTGCTGGCCGTCGATCTCGCGGGCACTTCCATCCGTATCGCCACGCCCTTCGGCGCGCAGATCGATGCCGCCACGGAACTTTCCTTTTCCTTACCACGATCCCGCCTGCACCTGTTTGACGGCGAAACGGGGCGCGCCATTGCGGATGCATTCGCCGGCCATTGA
- a CDS encoding ABC transporter permease subunit — protein sequence MIENARSLNFVASAILLIGIVFILGPLYLTLANASQSYEFLLRNGLAWYPGDQFVANVTRVFNETRIPIQMLNSMLVALYDAFFTCALSFLAAYALVYFRIRWAGIAFAVILATIMLPIDIRVITTYQVAANIFSPLNGLLDLTGANALIESLFGAPLHLELSVLDTHFGLVAPLVAHGTGTFLFRQFFRTLPSDLFKAARMDGAGPIRFLFHILLPISRSSFAALFVLTFLSGWTQYLWPLVAASKPEMTTAVVGLARLAPDMEGEIPDFPMIMAGVVVVSIIPLAMIALLQRYLVQGLVLSEK from the coding sequence ATGATCGAAAATGCCCGCTCGCTCAATTTCGTCGCCAGCGCCATCCTGCTTATCGGCATCGTCTTCATTCTCGGGCCTCTCTATCTGACGCTTGCCAATGCATCACAGTCCTATGAGTTTCTGCTTCGCAACGGGCTTGCCTGGTATCCGGGTGATCAGTTCGTCGCCAACGTCACGCGTGTCTTCAACGAGACCCGCATTCCAATCCAGATGCTGAACAGCATGCTGGTTGCGCTTTACGATGCTTTCTTTACCTGCGCGCTGTCCTTCCTTGCGGCCTATGCGCTGGTCTATTTCCGCATCCGCTGGGCAGGTATTGCCTTCGCGGTGATCCTGGCGACGATCATGCTACCGATCGATATTCGCGTGATCACCACCTATCAGGTGGCGGCCAATATCTTCTCGCCACTGAATGGATTGCTCGATCTGACCGGGGCGAACGCCTTGATCGAAAGCCTGTTCGGCGCGCCACTCCACCTCGAACTCAGCGTGCTCGACACGCATTTCGGACTCGTGGCGCCGCTTGTCGCGCATGGAACCGGCACCTTCCTGTTCCGGCAGTTCTTCCGCACGCTGCCGTCCGATCTCTTCAAGGCAGCGCGCATGGATGGGGCAGGGCCGATCCGCTTCCTCTTCCACATTCTGCTGCCGATTTCACGGAGCAGCTTTGCGGCACTTTTCGTGCTGACTTTCCTCAGCGGCTGGACGCAATATCTCTGGCCGCTCGTTGCCGCCTCGAAACCCGAGATGACCACCGCCGTCGTCGGTCTTGCACGGCTCGCGCCCGATATGGAGGGCGAGATTCCCGACTTTCCGATGATCATGGCGGGTGTCGTGGTCGTCTCGATCATTCCCCTTGCGATGATTGCGCTCCTGCAGCGCTACCTCGTGCAAGGCCTTGTTCTTTCGGAGAAATGA
- a CDS encoding sugar ABC transporter permease, which produces MTSESSLFSHRWLPALLAAPLLLLILIFFYAPIVQAFYWSFFLERPFGGGSEFVGWDNFRRVLADPEFWNAGWRTIIFMVFASSLAVALPLILAVAADRKIRLSLSARNVLVWPKGVAGASIGVVFAFIFNPFVGILAPINHFFPGAWAPGLDGTDAFITLIVAHVWGGIPFNFVILLAGLQSIPRTMFQAAAMDGAGPWRRIFDVQLPLIMPQLFLTLVLEFTESVTSAFALIDTITKGGPGGATNLLVYKIYTDGFSGYDLSGASTQTAILMVFVVILTAAQFLLLGRSVNYER; this is translated from the coding sequence ATGACGTCGGAATCCTCGCTTTTCAGCCATCGCTGGCTGCCGGCTTTGCTAGCCGCACCCTTGCTGCTGTTGATCCTCATCTTCTTCTATGCGCCGATCGTGCAGGCCTTCTATTGGTCGTTCTTTCTGGAAAGGCCATTCGGCGGCGGGTCGGAATTCGTCGGCTGGGATAATTTCCGCCGCGTGCTTGCCGACCCGGAATTCTGGAATGCCGGCTGGCGCACAATTATCTTCATGGTCTTTGCCTCGTCGCTCGCAGTCGCTCTGCCGCTGATCCTGGCGGTTGCCGCCGACCGAAAGATCCGTCTGTCGCTGTCAGCGCGCAACGTGCTTGTCTGGCCGAAGGGGGTGGCGGGAGCTTCGATCGGCGTCGTCTTCGCCTTCATCTTCAACCCGTTCGTCGGTATTCTGGCGCCAATCAACCATTTCTTTCCGGGCGCGTGGGCGCCCGGCCTCGATGGCACTGACGCATTCATCACGCTCATCGTAGCCCATGTCTGGGGCGGCATTCCCTTCAATTTCGTCATCCTGCTTGCCGGCCTGCAATCCATCCCGCGGACCATGTTTCAGGCGGCGGCCATGGATGGGGCAGGGCCGTGGCGGCGCATTTTCGACGTGCAGCTGCCGCTGATCATGCCTCAGCTCTTCCTGACGCTGGTGCTGGAGTTCACCGAAAGCGTCACCTCGGCCTTCGCGCTGATCGACACGATCACCAAGGGCGGTCCGGGCGGCGCCACCAACCTGCTGGTCTACAAGATCTATACCGATGGCTTCAGCGGCTACGATCTCTCCGGCGCCTCCACGCAGACGGCCATCCTGATGGTCTTCGTCGTCATCCTGACCGCCGCGCAGTTCCTGCTTCTCGGCCGTAGCGTCAATTATGAACGGTAG
- a CDS encoding extracellular solute-binding protein, which yields MKISILVAAAALMTAACSSAQAANFEFWYGNTGSVEKAILAQCDAFNASQSKDHVSCVGQGSYEVSMQKAIAAYRSNKHPVLIQFFDAGTLDLLLSDAVVPVQDVLPDVNWNNYIKGARSYYETSGGKLYSQPYNASTLLFYVNKTELEKAGVTEMPKTWEEIIEAARKLKASGHECPYVTNGEPWSMFEQFSARHGLPIASKHNGYDGLDAEYVFNTTFFAKHLQNLIDWRKEGLVKIASDTKAGNYTAAFNSGECAMMENSSGSYTDSSKAFAGKYELSVGLTPMYKGYERHNTFVGGASIYIMKGHDQAEIDGAKVFLDFLRKPEQQMFMTASTGYVPVTNDVLDAIAKSPDAGTTKYATAGVGIESMNEPGTPDTRGIRLGFYVQFRSILIEETQKAFAGTQTAQVSLDNAKKRGDELLRRFEQTYKTAKLP from the coding sequence ATGAAGATCTCCATTCTGGTGGCTGCTGCCGCCCTGATGACGGCTGCGTGTAGTTCCGCGCAGGCTGCAAATTTCGAATTCTGGTACGGCAATACAGGAAGCGTCGAAAAGGCGATCCTGGCGCAATGCGACGCCTTCAATGCGTCGCAGTCGAAAGACCATGTGAGCTGCGTCGGGCAGGGCAGCTATGAAGTCTCCATGCAGAAGGCGATTGCCGCCTACCGCTCCAACAAGCATCCGGTGCTTATCCAGTTCTTCGATGCCGGCACGCTCGACCTGCTTCTGTCGGACGCCGTCGTTCCGGTTCAGGATGTACTGCCCGATGTCAACTGGAACAATTACATCAAGGGCGCGCGCTCCTATTACGAAACGTCAGGCGGCAAGCTCTATTCGCAGCCCTATAATGCTTCGACGCTGCTCTTCTACGTCAACAAGACGGAGCTCGAGAAGGCCGGCGTCACAGAGATGCCGAAGACCTGGGAAGAGATTATCGAGGCTGCACGCAAGCTGAAGGCATCAGGCCATGAATGCCCCTATGTCACCAATGGCGAGCCCTGGTCGATGTTCGAGCAGTTCTCCGCCCGTCACGGCCTGCCGATCGCCTCCAAGCATAATGGCTATGATGGTCTCGATGCCGAATATGTCTTCAACACAACCTTCTTTGCAAAGCACCTGCAGAACCTGATCGACTGGCGCAAGGAAGGCCTGGTCAAGATCGCCAGCGACACCAAGGCCGGCAACTACACCGCCGCCTTCAATTCCGGCGAATGCGCCATGATGGAAAATTCCTCCGGTTCCTACACGGACTCTTCAAAGGCCTTTGCCGGCAAGTATGAGCTCTCCGTCGGCCTGACGCCAATGTACAAGGGCTACGAGCGCCACAACACTTTCGTCGGCGGCGCGTCCATCTACATCATGAAGGGTCACGACCAGGCCGAGATCGATGGCGCCAAGGTCTTCCTCGACTTCCTGCGCAAGCCGGAACAGCAGATGTTCATGACGGCTTCGACCGGTTACGTGCCTGTCACCAATGATGTGCTCGACGCCATCGCCAAAAGCCCGGATGCCGGTACGACCAAATATGCGACGGCCGGTGTCGGCATCGAATCCATGAACGAGCCGGGCACGCCCGATACACGCGGCATTCGCCTCGGCTTCTACGTGCAGTTCCGCTCGATCCTCATAGAAGAAACGCAGAAGGCATTTGCGGGCACACAGACCGCGCAGGTCTCGCTCGACAATGCCAAGAAGCGTGGCGACGAGCTGCTGCGCCGCTTCGAGCAGACCTACAAGACGGCAAAGCTGCCCTGA
- a CDS encoding ROK family transcriptional regulator, translating to MPYSPEPLIAARFRRPGEEIVVSANERSLLKLIWRNPGLSRSEITGHTDLTQQSVHRIIDQLVERGIVSLGSPKPGLGRGQPSPMLSLNGRHAYSVGISVNSDVVDICLVDLSGNVLGESDISLRELSMNQALDRVRNRIAELQQLNGLDDETFFGIGFGIAGALISGTKYNASMPLHEWSLIELGPLLSDLFKKPVWLLNGGSAGAVAEAMFGVGRFIKHFAYLSFNYGFGGGLINDGELLAGGNGNAGEFSGMFDDEETTRRPALQLLLEKLKRHNVDVPSIPYLRRNFDPKWPGVAEWVGEITPAYNRLVNAIWAIYDPQAIVFGGQVPPGLAQMLSERTELFGRPRYGVPRPHPKLIVSDIAGDAAGMGSAIVPFKSTFY from the coding sequence ATGCCTTATTCTCCTGAACCATTGATTGCTGCCCGCTTCCGCCGTCCGGGAGAAGAAATCGTCGTCTCCGCGAATGAGCGCAGCCTGCTGAAACTCATCTGGCGCAATCCCGGCCTGTCGCGATCCGAGATCACCGGCCACACCGACCTGACGCAGCAGTCGGTCCATCGCATCATCGACCAGCTCGTCGAGCGCGGTATCGTTTCGCTGGGGTCTCCCAAGCCCGGGCTCGGCCGCGGTCAGCCGAGTCCCATGCTCAGCCTCAACGGCCGCCACGCCTATTCGGTCGGCATTTCCGTCAATTCCGACGTGGTCGATATCTGCCTGGTAGACCTGTCGGGCAATGTGCTCGGCGAAAGCGATATCTCGCTGAGGGAGCTCAGCATGAACCAGGCGCTGGATCGCGTGCGCAACCGCATCGCCGAACTGCAGCAGTTGAACGGCCTCGATGACGAGACCTTCTTCGGCATCGGCTTCGGCATTGCCGGCGCTCTGATATCAGGGACAAAATATAATGCCTCGATGCCGCTGCATGAATGGTCGTTGATCGAGCTTGGGCCGCTTCTGAGCGATCTCTTCAAGAAGCCCGTCTGGCTCCTGAATGGCGGCAGCGCCGGCGCAGTCGCCGAGGCGATGTTCGGCGTCGGGCGTTTCATCAAGCATTTCGCCTATCTCAGCTTCAACTACGGCTTCGGCGGCGGCCTGATCAACGACGGCGAACTCCTGGCCGGCGGTAACGGCAATGCCGGCGAATTCTCGGGCATGTTTGACGATGAAGAGACCACCCGCCGCCCCGCTCTGCAGCTGCTCCTGGAGAAGCTGAAGCGCCACAATGTCGATGTGCCGTCGATACCCTATCTGCGCCGGAATTTCGATCCGAAATGGCCAGGCGTCGCGGAATGGGTCGGGGAGATCACCCCCGCCTATAACCGTCTCGTCAATGCCATCTGGGCGATCTACGACCCGCAGGCGATCGTCTTCGGCGGCCAGGTGCCGCCGGGATTGGCGCAGATGCTGAGCGAACGCACCGAACTTTTCGGACGCCCGCGCTACGGCGTGCCTCGCCCGCACCCCAAACTCATTGTGTCGGACATAGCAGGAGACGCCGCTGGCATGGGCTCGGCCATCGTCCCCTTCAAATCAACCTTCTACTAA
- a CDS encoding GFA family protein, which produces MATESVRMGGCMCGAVRYEVEGEPYQSGLCHCTKCRKLTGSIFSATANWRHSKFKMDGEISTYDKRSFCPICGSRLFFMLDDAVEVFIGTLDQAPNDIHPMVEVWTIRREPWLPAVPDVRLYDENEHAPSDQQLR; this is translated from the coding sequence ATGGCGACGGAAAGCGTGAGGATGGGTGGCTGTATGTGCGGCGCGGTGCGCTACGAAGTCGAGGGCGAGCCATATCAGTCCGGGCTCTGCCACTGCACCAAATGCCGGAAGCTGACGGGCTCGATCTTTTCGGCCACAGCGAACTGGCGGCACTCGAAGTTCAAGATGGACGGTGAGATCAGCACCTACGACAAACGATCGTTCTGCCCGATCTGCGGCTCTCGGCTGTTCTTCATGCTCGACGACGCTGTGGAAGTCTTCATCGGCACCCTGGATCAGGCACCGAACGACATCCACCCGATGGTCGAAGTCTGGACTATCAGGCGCGAACCCTGGCTGCCCGCTGTACCCGATGTCCGGCTCTATGACGAAAACGAGCATGCGCCGTCAGATCAGCAGTTACGCTAG
- a CDS encoding methionine--tRNA ligase, translating into MNKIYITTSIPYVNAAPHVGFALELVQADAYARHFRLLGRDVRFQCGTDDNSLKNVRSAEAAGLPVADFVNANADRFEQLGIRLDISNDEFVRTSRDPRHVACVHALWNACADNGDLYRKAYEGLYCVGCEQFYEPSELIDGRCPEHRIPLELVREENWFFRLSRYGDRLLHLIESDGLKIVPAHRRNEVLALLRRGLEDISVSRSAERARGWGVPVPLSDEVVYVWFDALANYLTGLGHGADEELFNRYWTASGERIHVVGKGISKFHAIYWPAILLSAGLPPPSSILVHGYVTVDGRKIGKSAGNGIDPNSIVDAYGTPDALRHYLLRHIRSGDDGDFSAERLEAAWTGELGGQLGNLANRVLALVSSAFEGVVPPLQESDFTQEAARLPAKVAEAFDAYELHVGLADIFAFVGEANRRFAKGAPWVDAKALSGDLTTAERKTTGDRLGACIAEQVYGLAVVARCLLPFLPRSAVALHGRLGIALPEVYGAPLVIDGVKTASDAVLFPRREAASRHHGKAPAQPLPTGGRG; encoded by the coding sequence ATGAACAAGATCTATATCACCACTTCGATCCCCTATGTGAACGCTGCCCCGCATGTGGGCTTTGCGCTCGAACTCGTGCAGGCCGATGCCTATGCGCGCCACTTCCGACTGCTCGGCCGCGATGTCCGGTTCCAGTGCGGTACCGATGACAACAGCCTGAAGAACGTCCGCTCGGCGGAAGCTGCCGGCCTGCCTGTGGCGGATTTCGTCAATGCCAATGCCGACCGCTTCGAGCAGCTGGGGATACGGCTCGATATCTCCAACGACGAGTTCGTCCGCACTTCGCGCGACCCGCGGCATGTCGCCTGCGTGCATGCCCTGTGGAATGCCTGTGCTGACAATGGCGACCTCTACCGCAAGGCCTATGAAGGTCTCTACTGCGTCGGCTGCGAGCAGTTTTATGAACCATCCGAACTCATCGATGGGCGCTGCCCCGAGCACCGTATTCCGCTCGAACTGGTGCGGGAGGAGAACTGGTTCTTCCGCCTCTCACGTTATGGCGACCGGCTGCTGCACCTCATCGAGAGCGACGGACTGAAGATCGTGCCGGCCCACCGGCGCAACGAAGTGCTGGCGCTGCTGCGCCGCGGCCTTGAGGATATCAGCGTCTCGCGTAGCGCCGAACGGGCACGCGGTTGGGGTGTTCCCGTGCCTCTGAGCGATGAGGTCGTCTACGTCTGGTTCGATGCGCTGGCGAATTACCTGACCGGGCTCGGCCATGGCGCCGATGAGGAGCTCTTCAATCGCTACTGGACTGCCAGCGGTGAGCGCATCCACGTTGTCGGCAAGGGCATCTCGAAATTCCATGCCATCTACTGGCCGGCTATCCTGCTCTCGGCCGGTCTGCCGCCACCGTCGTCGATCCTGGTGCATGGCTATGTGACGGTCGACGGCAGAAAGATCGGCAAATCCGCCGGCAATGGCATCGACCCCAATAGCATAGTCGATGCCTATGGCACGCCGGATGCGCTGCGCCATTACCTGCTCCGGCATATTCGCTCGGGCGATGATGGTGACTTCTCGGCCGAGCGTCTGGAAGCCGCCTGGACAGGAGAGCTCGGCGGCCAGCTCGGCAATCTCGCCAACCGGGTCCTGGCACTGGTCTCTTCGGCTTTCGAAGGGGTCGTTCCGCCGTTGCAGGAGAGTGATTTCACGCAGGAGGCGGCACGGCTTCCAGCGAAAGTGGCTGAGGCCTTCGACGCCTATGAGCTGCATGTCGGCCTTGCGGATATCTTCGCCTTCGTCGGTGAGGCGAACCGGCGCTTCGCCAAGGGTGCACCGTGGGTAGATGCAAAGGCACTTTCGGGGGATCTGACGACGGCGGAGAGGAAAACGACCGGCGACCGCCTCGGTGCCTGCATTGCCGAGCAGGTCTATGGGTTGGCGGTGGTGGCGCGTTGCCTCCTGCCGTTTCTGCCGCGCTCCGCCGTGGCATTGCATGGAAGATTGGGAATTGCATTGCCTGAAGTATACGGGGCGCCGCTTGTGATTGATGGAGTAAAGACGGCGTCGGATGCTGTGCTGTTTCCGAGGAGGGAAGCAGCCTCACGACACCACGGCAAGGCCCCTGCCCAACCCCTCCCCACAGGTGGAAGGGGCTAA